In the Bordetella genomosp. 10 genome, one interval contains:
- the hemE gene encoding uroporphyrinogen decarboxylase has protein sequence MSLAPLKNDVFLRALSRQPVPYTPVWLMRQAGRYLPEYNATRARAGSFMGLAQNPSFAAEVTLQPLARYPLDAAILFSDILTVPHAMGLGLEFRAGEGPHFERPIREERDVDALTVPDMDTLRYVFDAVSLIRRELDGRVPLIGFAGSPWTVACYMVEGKGSADYRLIKSMLYGRPDLLHRILEINAQATADYLNAQIDAGAQAVMLFDSWGGVLADGLFQQFSLAYTRKVVASLKRENEGRRVPVIVFTKGGGLWLEDIAACGADAVGLDWTVNLAQARRRVNDSVALQGNLDPMSLFGGGPAVRGEARRVLDAYGPVGRGGHVFNLGHGISQFTPPEAVAELVDEVHGYSRAFHAA, from the coding sequence GTGTCCCTTGCCCCGTTGAAGAACGACGTATTCCTGCGCGCGCTGTCGCGCCAGCCGGTTCCCTACACGCCCGTGTGGCTGATGCGCCAAGCCGGCCGCTACCTGCCGGAATACAACGCGACCCGGGCACGCGCCGGCTCCTTCATGGGCCTGGCCCAGAATCCGTCGTTCGCCGCGGAGGTCACCCTCCAGCCGCTGGCGCGTTATCCGCTGGATGCGGCCATCCTGTTCTCGGACATCCTGACCGTGCCGCATGCCATGGGGCTGGGCCTGGAGTTCCGCGCCGGCGAAGGTCCGCATTTCGAGCGTCCCATTCGCGAGGAACGCGACGTGGATGCGCTGACCGTGCCCGACATGGACACGCTGCGCTATGTCTTCGATGCGGTGTCCCTCATCCGCCGCGAACTGGATGGCCGGGTGCCGCTGATCGGTTTCGCGGGCAGCCCGTGGACGGTGGCCTGTTATATGGTCGAGGGCAAGGGCAGCGCCGATTACCGGCTGATCAAGTCCATGCTGTACGGCCGGCCCGACCTCCTGCATCGCATCCTGGAAATCAACGCCCAGGCCACGGCGGACTATCTCAACGCCCAGATCGACGCGGGCGCCCAGGCCGTCATGCTGTTCGATAGCTGGGGCGGGGTCCTGGCCGACGGCCTGTTCCAGCAATTTTCCCTGGCCTACACGCGCAAGGTGGTCGCCTCCCTGAAACGGGAAAACGAGGGACGGCGCGTGCCGGTCATCGTTTTCACCAAGGGCGGCGGCCTGTGGCTGGAGGACATCGCCGCCTGTGGCGCCGACGCGGTGGGCCTGGACTGGACCGTGAACCTGGCGCAGGCGCGCCGCCGCGTGAACGACAGCGTCGCCCTGCAGGGCAATCTCGACCCCATGTCCCTGTTCGGCGGCGGCCCCGCCGTGCGGGGGGAAGCCAGGCGTGTGCTCGACGCCTACGGCCCCGTGGGCAGGGGCGGCCACGTGTTCAATCTCGGCCACGGCATTTCCCAATTCACTCCGCCGGAAGCAGTAGCTGAATTGGTCGACGAAGTGCATGGCTACAGCCGCGCTTTTCATGCCGCCTAG
- a CDS encoding M20 family metallopeptidase, which produces MSALPASPDLPDSAALAAGIRSWIECESPSNYPAGVAAMAALVEKQARAAGLTAQLSTLGDATGPLLYVTNRAQGDTRPGILVLAHLDTVHPVGTLGENPCRIEGDKLYGPGSYDMKGGIYLALTALATLAKPGATRLPIDFLMVPDEETGSHASRASIESYARNARYGLVCEPARPNGGKCVTARKGTGMLRLQVKGRPAHAGMQHEKGRSAIREMAHQVLALEAMTDYERGVTVSVGTINGGTVTNTVPALCNCVVDFRVPDMEAAADTLSRMRGLKAVGADVALDIDVELNRPPMVKSEATTQLLGKARLFATAAGFQLDDAPMTGGGSDANFTSAMGVPTLDGLGADGDGAHTLNEYILVSTLAPRAHFWQLLLRDLE; this is translated from the coding sequence ATGTCCGCCCTGCCTGCCTCCCCCGACCTGCCCGATTCCGCCGCGCTGGCCGCGGGCATCCGTAGCTGGATCGAATGCGAGTCGCCGTCGAACTACCCGGCCGGCGTCGCCGCCATGGCCGCCCTGGTGGAAAAGCAGGCGCGCGCCGCCGGGCTGACCGCCCAGTTGAGCACGCTGGGCGACGCCACCGGCCCGCTGCTGTACGTGACCAATCGCGCGCAGGGCGATACGCGGCCCGGCATCCTCGTGCTGGCCCACCTGGACACCGTGCATCCGGTCGGCACGCTGGGCGAGAATCCCTGCCGCATCGAGGGCGACAAGCTCTATGGCCCCGGCAGCTATGACATGAAGGGCGGCATCTACCTGGCGCTGACGGCGCTGGCCACCCTGGCCAAGCCGGGCGCGACCCGCCTGCCCATCGATTTCCTGATGGTGCCGGACGAGGAAACCGGCAGCCATGCCTCGCGCGCGTCCATCGAATCGTATGCCCGCAACGCGCGCTACGGCCTGGTGTGCGAACCGGCCCGCCCCAATGGCGGCAAGTGCGTGACCGCGCGCAAGGGCACCGGCATGCTGCGCCTGCAGGTCAAGGGCCGTCCCGCGCACGCCGGCATGCAGCACGAGAAAGGCCGCAGCGCGATCCGAGAAATGGCGCACCAGGTGCTGGCGCTGGAAGCCATGACCGACTACGAGCGCGGCGTCACGGTGAGCGTCGGCACCATCAACGGCGGCACGGTCACCAATACGGTTCCGGCCCTGTGCAATTGCGTGGTGGACTTCCGCGTGCCGGACATGGAAGCCGCCGCGGACACCTTGTCGCGCATGCGCGGACTGAAAGCGGTGGGCGCGGACGTGGCGCTGGACATCGATGTCGAGCTGAATCGTCCGCCCATGGTCAAGTCCGAGGCCACGACGCAGTTGCTGGGCAAGGCGCGCCTGTTCGCGACGGCGGCGGGCTTCCAACTGGACGATGCGCCCATGACCGGCGGCGGCAGCGACGCCAACTTCACGTCCGCCATGGGCGTGCCCACCCTGGATGGCCTGGGCGCCGACGGCGACGGCGCGCACACGCTGAACGAGTACATCCTGGTCAGCACGCTGGCCCCGCGCGCGCACTTCTGGCAACTACTGTTGCGCGATCTAGAGTAG
- a CDS encoding primosomal protein N' yields MTPSDTSADLLAAAPGEHASTAQSGPACWVRVALDVPLPGPFDYRAAAPLAAGLRVIVPFGRRRLVGVVVDNPAEPAIAPAQVKAVERVLDDLPPFGADWLRLAVFAADYYQRPLGEVMLPALPPPLRKVSAYEGQRSVAGPVARMDQRAAPKPVKKKRAAKAAQAAAPETSTPVDNVDPAGIVPDGAMPLAGAPVAAVAPVLNDDQRTAVDAIAAVRGFKPILLHGVTGSGKTEVYLHAAERVLAAGRQVVLMVPEINLTPQLEAVLRARLDAVAGPGALAVLHSGLADGERLQAWVRAQRGQARVLLGTRMSVFAALPDLGLIIVDEEHDASYKQQDGLRYSARDLAIWRAHDLDIPVLLGSATPSLESWLHAERGRYLRLTLAGRARSSSLPAVRLVDTRRLAMKQGLSPQLTDAIGKRLERGEQSLVFLNRRGYAPVLHCASCAWVSHCPRCSAYTVLHRGPGAGGHVLACHHCGFQARVPRACPECGDQDLQPMGRGTQRVEEHLGELFPGARILRIDADSTRRKGSAQALFASVHAGEVDILVGTQMVAKGHDFSRLGLVGVLNADSMLFAHDFRAPERLFAQLMQVAGRAGRHAEGGEVLIQTGYPEQPVYQALLRHDYAGFARHALRERESTGLPPYAYQALLTAEARELAQALAFLQEARALPESTGAFGALVSTITRYDPVPLRVVRVANVERAQLLVESAHRPALQAFLSTWSALLPQLASASRVRWQLEVDPLEI; encoded by the coding sequence ATGACGCCGTCCGATACGTCCGCTGACCTGCTCGCCGCCGCTCCGGGCGAACACGCGTCGACGGCGCAATCGGGCCCCGCCTGCTGGGTCAGGGTGGCGCTGGACGTGCCCCTGCCGGGGCCTTTCGACTACCGCGCGGCCGCGCCCCTGGCGGCCGGGTTGCGCGTCATCGTGCCGTTCGGCCGGCGCCGCCTGGTCGGCGTGGTTGTGGATAATCCGGCCGAGCCGGCGATAGCCCCCGCCCAGGTCAAGGCCGTGGAGCGGGTCCTCGACGATCTGCCGCCGTTCGGCGCGGATTGGCTGCGCCTGGCCGTTTTTGCCGCCGACTATTACCAGCGGCCCTTGGGGGAAGTGATGCTGCCGGCGCTGCCGCCGCCCCTGCGCAAGGTGTCGGCCTACGAAGGCCAGCGTTCGGTGGCCGGCCCGGTGGCGCGCATGGACCAACGCGCCGCGCCCAAGCCGGTGAAGAAGAAGCGGGCAGCCAAGGCCGCTCAGGCAGCGGCACCCGAAACGTCCACGCCTGTGGACAACGTGGATCCCGCAGGCATCGTCCCGGACGGCGCCATGCCGCTCGCCGGTGCCCCCGTGGCCGCCGTGGCGCCCGTGCTCAACGACGACCAGCGGACCGCGGTCGACGCCATCGCCGCCGTGCGGGGCTTCAAGCCCATCCTGCTGCACGGGGTGACCGGCAGCGGCAAGACCGAGGTCTACCTGCACGCCGCCGAACGTGTCCTGGCGGCGGGGCGGCAGGTGGTGCTGATGGTGCCGGAGATCAACCTGACCCCGCAGTTGGAGGCCGTGTTGCGCGCGCGCCTGGACGCCGTGGCCGGCCCGGGCGCGCTGGCGGTGCTCCACAGCGGCCTGGCCGACGGCGAGCGCCTGCAGGCCTGGGTGCGCGCGCAGCGCGGCCAGGCGCGCGTGCTGCTCGGCACGCGCATGTCCGTCTTCGCCGCCTTGCCCGACCTGGGCCTGATCATCGTCGACGAAGAACACGACGCCTCCTACAAGCAGCAGGACGGATTGCGCTATTCCGCGCGCGACCTCGCCATCTGGCGGGCCCATGACCTGGACATCCCGGTGTTGCTGGGCTCCGCCACGCCTTCGCTGGAAAGCTGGCTGCATGCCGAGCGCGGCCGCTATCTGCGCCTGACCCTGGCCGGGCGCGCCAGGTCCAGCAGCCTGCCGGCGGTGCGGCTGGTCGACACGCGCCGGCTGGCGATGAAGCAAGGCCTGTCGCCGCAGTTGACGGACGCCATCGGCAAGCGCCTGGAGCGCGGCGAGCAATCGCTGGTGTTCCTCAACCGGCGCGGCTATGCGCCGGTGCTGCATTGCGCGTCCTGCGCCTGGGTCAGCCATTGTCCCCGCTGCTCCGCCTATACGGTGCTGCATCGGGGCCCCGGCGCGGGCGGCCACGTGCTGGCTTGCCATCACTGCGGTTTCCAGGCCCGCGTGCCGCGCGCCTGCCCGGAGTGCGGCGACCAGGACCTGCAGCCCATGGGGCGCGGCACGCAGCGCGTGGAGGAGCACCTGGGCGAACTGTTCCCCGGCGCCCGCATCCTGCGCATCGACGCCGACAGCACGCGCCGCAAGGGCAGCGCGCAGGCCCTGTTCGCCAGCGTCCATGCCGGCGAGGTCGACATCCTGGTCGGCACGCAGATGGTGGCCAAGGGGCACGATTTCTCGCGCCTGGGCCTGGTGGGCGTGCTCAATGCCGACTCCATGCTGTTCGCCCACGATTTCCGCGCGCCCGAACGCCTGTTCGCGCAGTTGATGCAGGTGGCGGGCCGCGCCGGCCGCCATGCCGAGGGCGGCGAGGTCCTGATCCAGACCGGCTATCCCGAACAGCCGGTCTACCAGGCGCTGCTGCGCCACGACTATGCCGGTTTCGCCCGGCATGCCCTGCGCGAGCGCGAGAGCACCGGCCTGCCGCCGTATGCCTACCAGGCCCTGCTCACCGCCGAGGCCCGCGAACTGGCGCAGGCGCTGGCGTTCCTGCAGGAAGCCCGCGCGCTGCCGGAAAGCACCGGCGCCTTCGGCGCCCTGGTTTCGACGATTACGCGCTACGATCCGGTACCGCTGCGCGTGGTGCGGGTGGCCAACGTCGAGCGCGCCCAGCTCCTGGTGGAAAGCGCGCACCGCCCGGCCTTGCAGGCCTTCCTGTCCACCTGGTCCGCCCTGCTGCCGCAACTGGCCAGCGCCAGCCGCGTGCGCTGGCAACTGGAAGTCGATCCCCTGGAAATCTGA
- a CDS encoding alpha/beta hydrolase, whose protein sequence is MSAPSNNVERLILELNHAGRNAIAYLDEDRNSDRPFTLHTYRPYGYTPDRPVVIVQHGVLRNGDEYRDFWIPAADKHKLLIVAPTFSNEIWPGVESYNNGRVFTPGGNVRPVDGWTYVLPQRVFADLREAEITTTDKAYLFGHSAGGQFVHRLMSSQSHEPYKAVTAGNPGWYTLPTFDHPYPEGLDGVGLTEDHLARLLAYPLTVLAGDQDIATSDPNLPSEPAAMRQGPHRYARAHHYFEAGRREAERRGLPFNWRLVSVPGIGHDGKAMSAVCASLWFDGGMPDDATMAALAGKTVA, encoded by the coding sequence ATGTCCGCGCCATCCAACAACGTCGAACGCCTGATCCTCGAGCTGAACCATGCCGGGCGCAACGCCATCGCCTACCTGGACGAAGACCGCAACAGCGACCGTCCCTTCACGCTGCACACCTACCGGCCCTACGGCTATACGCCGGACCGCCCGGTCGTCATCGTGCAGCACGGCGTCCTGCGCAACGGCGACGAATACCGCGACTTCTGGATCCCGGCGGCCGACAAGCACAAGCTGCTGATCGTCGCGCCCACCTTCTCCAACGAGATCTGGCCGGGTGTCGAGAGCTACAACAACGGCCGCGTCTTCACGCCCGGCGGCAACGTGCGGCCGGTGGACGGCTGGACCTACGTGCTGCCGCAGCGCGTCTTCGCCGACCTGCGCGAGGCGGAGATCACCACGACCGACAAGGCCTATCTGTTCGGCCATTCCGCCGGCGGGCAGTTCGTCCATCGCCTGATGTCCAGCCAATCGCATGAACCCTACAAGGCCGTGACGGCGGGCAACCCGGGCTGGTACACGCTGCCCACCTTCGACCATCCCTATCCCGAGGGGCTGGACGGCGTCGGCCTGACCGAGGATCACCTGGCGCGCCTGCTGGCCTACCCGCTGACCGTGCTGGCCGGCGACCAGGACATCGCCACCAGCGATCCCAACCTGCCGTCCGAACCCGCGGCCATGCGCCAGGGGCCGCACCGTTATGCGCGCGCCCACCACTATTTCGAAGCCGGCCGCCGCGAGGCCGAACGGCGCGGCCTGCCGTTCAACTGGCGCCTGGTTTCCGTGCCCGGCATCGGCCATGACGGCAAGGCCATGTCCGCCGTCTGCGCCAGCCTGTGGTTCGACGGCGGCATGCCCGACGACGCCACGATGGCCGCGCTGGCCGGCAAGACCGTGGCGTAG
- a CDS encoding ABC transporter ATP-binding protein yields the protein MSDIILDVRNLRTAFHTTAGAWPAVDGVNLTLRRGEILGLVGESGSGKSVTGFSLLGLIDPPGEVVEGEVKFQGKDLRKLDEEGMRRLRGNRIAMIFQDPLMTLNPVLRVGEQMAEAILTHENVSRAVAMARCRDALAMVGIPSPETRLRSYPHEFSGGMRQRVAIAIAMLNDPDLIIADEPTTALDVTIQGQILYRMQEICRTKNTALIWITHDLGVVAELADRVAVMYAGRIVETGPVAEVLEAPRHPYTQGLLRSMPGTALPGARLQQINGMAPTLSARPSGCPFRPRCPNAVTRCTETFPGVTNEGKRSFHCHAPVRRASQGTPAEVRE from the coding sequence ATGAGCGACATTATTCTCGACGTGCGCAACCTGCGCACCGCATTCCACACCACCGCCGGCGCCTGGCCGGCCGTCGACGGCGTCAACCTGACCCTGCGCCGCGGCGAGATCCTGGGCCTGGTCGGCGAATCGGGCTCCGGCAAATCGGTCACCGGCTTTTCCCTGCTGGGGTTGATCGACCCGCCGGGCGAAGTCGTCGAGGGCGAGGTCAAGTTCCAGGGCAAGGACCTGCGCAAGCTGGACGAGGAAGGCATGCGCCGCCTGCGCGGCAACCGCATCGCCATGATCTTCCAGGATCCGCTGATGACGCTGAACCCCGTGCTGCGGGTCGGCGAGCAGATGGCCGAGGCCATCCTAACCCACGAGAACGTCAGCCGCGCCGTAGCCATGGCGCGCTGCCGCGACGCCCTGGCCATGGTGGGCATTCCCTCGCCCGAGACGCGCCTGCGCAGCTACCCGCACGAGTTTTCCGGCGGCATGCGCCAGCGCGTGGCCATCGCCATCGCCATGCTTAACGACCCGGACCTGATCATCGCGGACGAGCCGACCACGGCGCTGGACGTGACCATCCAGGGCCAGATCCTCTACCGCATGCAGGAGATCTGCCGGACCAAGAACACCGCGCTGATCTGGATCACCCACGACCTGGGCGTGGTGGCCGAGCTGGCCGATCGCGTGGCCGTGATGTATGCCGGCCGCATCGTCGAGACCGGGCCGGTGGCGGAGGTGCTGGAAGCGCCGCGCCATCCCTATACGCAGGGCCTGCTGCGCTCGATGCCGGGCACGGCCCTGCCGGGCGCGCGCCTGCAGCAGATCAACGGCATGGCGCCCACCCTGTCGGCGCGGCCGTCGGGCTGTCCCTTCCGGCCGCGCTGTCCGAACGCCGTCACGCGCTGCACGGAGACCTTCCCGGGCGTGACGAACGAAGGCAAGCGCAGCTTCCACTGCCATGCGCCGGTGCGGCGCGCCAGCCAGGGCACGCCGGCGGAGGTGCGGGAATGA
- a CDS encoding PepSY-associated TM helix domain-containing protein → MAKLPIKTWYAIHKWTSLVCTVFLLIICVTGLPLVFHEEIEHWLDDAKPYAQVPEGTPRASLDGMVATAMRMFPNELIDYAFIDDDEPQVYIGLTPNRADRSLGHALRFDAHTGEVVKAVGSTAQDGHDFMDIMLRLHMDLFADLPGELFLGFMGLLFVVAVVSGVVLYGPFMKKIEFGTVRGERSARIKWLDLHNLLGVVTLVWAFVVGLTGVINELSTPMFRYWQATALQGLLEPYRGKPAPQMGQLASLDGVAATVGKASPGMTVTSFAFPGNLYGSPYHFIVWSKGQTPLTSRLFSPSLVDGETGKLVAQVEMPWYLRALEVSRPLHFGDYGGMPLKIIWALLDVVTIIVLGSGLYLWIARRKTAAARIAELEARHKAWADARA, encoded by the coding sequence ATGGCCAAGCTGCCGATCAAAACGTGGTACGCCATACATAAGTGGACCAGCCTGGTCTGTACGGTATTCCTGCTCATCATCTGCGTCACCGGACTGCCCCTGGTCTTCCATGAGGAGATCGAGCACTGGCTCGACGACGCCAAGCCCTACGCCCAGGTGCCGGAGGGCACGCCGCGCGCCAGCCTGGACGGCATGGTCGCCACGGCCATGCGCATGTTCCCCAACGAGCTCATCGACTACGCCTTCATCGACGACGATGAGCCGCAGGTCTATATCGGCCTGACGCCCAATCGCGCCGACCGTTCGCTGGGCCACGCCCTGCGTTTCGACGCGCACACCGGCGAGGTGGTGAAGGCCGTCGGTTCCACGGCGCAGGACGGCCACGATTTCATGGACATCATGTTGCGCCTGCACATGGACTTGTTCGCCGACCTGCCGGGAGAACTGTTCCTGGGCTTCATGGGCCTGCTGTTCGTCGTGGCGGTGGTCTCCGGCGTCGTCCTGTACGGCCCCTTCATGAAGAAGATCGAATTCGGCACGGTGCGCGGCGAACGCTCGGCGCGGATCAAGTGGCTGGACCTGCACAACCTGCTGGGCGTCGTGACGCTGGTCTGGGCCTTCGTGGTCGGCCTGACCGGGGTGATCAACGAGCTGTCCACGCCGATGTTCCGCTATTGGCAGGCGACGGCGTTGCAAGGGCTGCTGGAACCCTACCGGGGCAAGCCGGCGCCGCAGATGGGCCAGTTGGCCTCCCTGGACGGCGTCGCCGCGACCGTCGGCAAGGCCTCGCCCGGGATGACGGTGACGTCCTTCGCCTTCCCCGGCAACCTCTATGGCAGTCCCTATCACTTCATCGTCTGGTCCAAGGGACAGACGCCGCTGACTTCCCGCCTGTTCAGTCCCTCGCTGGTGGACGGCGAGACGGGCAAGCTGGTCGCCCAGGTCGAGATGCCCTGGTACCTGCGCGCCCTGGAGGTGTCGCGGCCGCTGCATTTCGGCGACTACGGCGGCATGCCCCTGAAGATCATCTGGGCCTTGCTGGACGTGGTGACCATCATCGTGCTGGGCAGCGGGCTGTATCTGTGGATCGCCCGGCGCAAGACCGCGGCGGCGCGCATCGCGGAACTCGAGGCCCGCCACAAGGCCTGGGCGGACGCCCGCGCCTGA
- a CDS encoding UvrD-helicase domain-containing protein: MSNSVPAGLNAPQREAVLYLGGPCLVLAGAGSGKTRVITQKIAYLLQDCGYQGRNIVALTFTNKAAREMDERVKTLVERKLSKGLTISTFHALGVRLLREEARHAGLKPQFSILDADDAMGIVQELLATTDKGRLRAVQQTISLWKNALLDPDGAEKAAATPSEFEAARVYRSYAATLAAYQAVDFDDLILVPARLLETNEEVRTRWQNRVRYLLVDEYQDTNVCQYRLVQLLTGDRAMFTAVGDDDQAIYAWRGATIENLAKLPKDYPSLKLIKLEQNYRSVQRILAAANKVIEKNPKLFEKKLWSDLAHGEPIVVTPMDSEEAEAEATAMKISASRFERQAQWKDYAILYRSNHQSRILEQALRNLKIPYTIAGGQSFFDKAEIRDVLAYLRLIANDEDDPAFIRAATTPKRGIGQATLQTLGQYAADRQLSLFAAVFEHGLETRLQPRQLEQLRIFAEFIQRIQWRAGRGKGGEKPTSAEPAGVILDDLLGAIQYERHLYDIMEEKPAQTRWQNVLELTSWLKRKSEEDGLTLFELVQHVALVTMLERGEEETPDAVKMTTLHASKGLEYPHVYMVGVEEGLLPHMGKDEEEGDPAKAAESLASRIEEERRLMYVGITRAQRTLNLSWCKKRRRAREDLVREPSRFIEEMGLGDARFPEDEATRAMSPKQRLDMLKALLKKN; this comes from the coding sequence ATGTCCAATTCCGTTCCCGCCGGTTTGAACGCGCCGCAGCGCGAGGCCGTCCTCTACCTGGGCGGCCCCTGCCTGGTGCTGGCCGGCGCGGGCAGCGGCAAGACGCGGGTCATCACGCAGAAGATCGCCTACCTGCTGCAGGATTGCGGCTACCAGGGGCGCAACATCGTGGCGCTGACCTTCACCAACAAGGCGGCGCGCGAGATGGACGAGCGCGTCAAGACGCTGGTCGAGCGCAAGTTGTCCAAGGGCCTGACCATCAGCACCTTCCATGCGCTGGGCGTGCGCCTGCTGCGCGAGGAAGCCCGGCACGCGGGCCTCAAGCCGCAGTTCTCCATCCTCGACGCCGACGACGCCATGGGCATCGTGCAGGAGCTGCTGGCCACCACCGACAAGGGCCGCCTGCGCGCCGTGCAGCAGACCATCTCGCTGTGGAAGAACGCCTTGCTGGATCCGGACGGCGCCGAGAAGGCGGCGGCCACGCCCTCGGAGTTCGAGGCCGCGCGCGTCTATCGCAGCTATGCCGCCACGCTGGCCGCCTACCAGGCGGTCGATTTCGACGACCTGATCCTGGTGCCGGCGCGCCTGCTGGAAACCAACGAGGAAGTGCGCACGCGCTGGCAGAACCGCGTGCGCTACCTGCTGGTGGACGAATACCAGGACACCAACGTCTGCCAGTACCGGCTGGTGCAACTGCTGACGGGCGACCGCGCCATGTTCACCGCGGTCGGCGACGACGACCAGGCCATCTACGCATGGCGCGGCGCCACCATCGAGAACCTGGCCAAGCTGCCCAAGGACTATCCCAGCCTCAAGCTGATCAAGCTGGAGCAGAACTACCGCTCGGTGCAGCGCATCCTGGCCGCGGCCAACAAGGTCATCGAGAAGAATCCCAAGCTGTTCGAAAAGAAGCTGTGGTCGGACCTGGCGCACGGCGAGCCCATCGTCGTGACCCCCATGGACAGCGAGGAGGCCGAGGCCGAAGCGACCGCCATGAAGATCTCCGCGTCGCGTTTCGAACGGCAGGCGCAGTGGAAGGACTACGCGATCCTGTATCGCAGCAATCATCAGTCGCGCATCCTCGAACAGGCCTTGCGCAACCTGAAGATCCCGTACACGATCGCCGGCGGCCAGAGCTTTTTCGACAAGGCGGAAATCCGCGACGTGCTGGCCTATCTGCGCCTGATCGCCAACGACGAGGACGATCCGGCCTTCATCCGTGCGGCCACCACGCCCAAGCGCGGCATCGGCCAGGCCACCTTGCAGACGCTGGGCCAGTACGCGGCCGACCGGCAATTGTCCCTGTTCGCGGCGGTCTTCGAGCACGGCCTGGAAACGCGCCTGCAGCCGCGCCAACTGGAGCAGTTGCGCATCTTCGCGGAGTTCATCCAGCGCATCCAGTGGCGCGCCGGCCGCGGCAAGGGCGGTGAAAAGCCGACCTCGGCGGAGCCGGCCGGCGTCATCCTGGACGACCTGCTGGGCGCCATCCAGTACGAACGCCATCTCTACGACATCATGGAAGAGAAGCCGGCGCAGACCCGCTGGCAGAACGTGCTGGAGCTGACGTCCTGGCTCAAGCGCAAGTCCGAGGAAGACGGCTTGACGCTGTTCGAGCTGGTGCAGCACGTCGCCCTGGTCACCATGCTGGAGCGCGGCGAGGAAGAAACGCCCGACGCCGTCAAGATGACCACGCTGCATGCCTCCAAGGGCCTGGAGTATCCGCACGTCTACATGGTGGGCGTGGAGGAAGGCCTGCTGCCGCACATGGGCAAGGACGAAGAGGAAGGCGACCCGGCCAAGGCGGCCGAATCGCTGGCGAGCCGCATCGAGGAAGAGCGGCGCCTCATGTACGTCGGCATCACGCGCGCGCAGCGGACCCTGAACCTGAGCTGGTGCAAGAAACGCCGCCGCGCCCGCGAAGACCTCGTGCGCGAACCCTCGCGCTTCATCGAGGAAATGGGCCTGGGCGACGCCCGCTTCCCCGAAGACGAAGCCACCCGCGCCATGAGCCCCAAGCAACGCCTGGACATGCTCAAGGCGCTGCTGAAGAAAAACTAG
- a CDS encoding ABC transporter ATP-binding protein: MNASRPDDAALDATPDAVPAPARTPFKAPGAPVIELTNVHKRFEQRPDLAQRLLALAGRPLDRRTVHAVNGVSLSIARGEVVGLVGESGCGKSTLGRVVAGLYRQTEGELRYQGRPVAELRGRDRLDYVLGVQMVFQDPQASLNPRQRLRQILGESLKVHKLAPAAEIPARVDSALASVGLDREYRDRLPHQISGGQRQRIGIARALMVSPSFLVCDEPVAALDVSIQAQVINLFMDLREQHDLTYLFISHDLGVVRHISDRVAIMYLGKIVELSTAAEIFARANHPYTQALLAEVPDVARRGRKFTPIKGEIPSPLAPPPGCAFNPRCPHAMPRCREQVPPLKEIAPGHWSACHLNEAAA, encoded by the coding sequence ATGAATGCATCGCGGCCGGACGACGCCGCCCTGGATGCCACCCCGGATGCCGTGCCCGCGCCGGCCAGGACGCCGTTCAAGGCGCCGGGGGCGCCCGTGATCGAACTGACCAATGTGCACAAGCGCTTCGAACAGCGTCCCGACCTGGCGCAGCGCCTGCTGGCCCTGGCCGGCAGGCCGCTGGACCGCCGCACCGTGCACGCCGTCAACGGGGTGAGCCTGTCGATCGCGCGCGGCGAGGTCGTCGGCCTGGTCGGGGAATCCGGCTGCGGCAAATCGACCCTGGGCCGCGTGGTGGCCGGCCTGTATCGCCAGACCGAAGGGGAATTGCGCTACCAGGGCCGCCCCGTCGCGGAACTGCGCGGCCGCGACCGCCTGGACTACGTGCTGGGCGTGCAAATGGTTTTCCAGGATCCGCAGGCCTCGCTCAATCCGCGCCAGCGGCTCCGGCAGATCCTGGGCGAATCGCTGAAGGTGCACAAGCTGGCGCCCGCGGCGGAAATCCCCGCCCGCGTGGACAGCGCCCTTGCCTCGGTCGGCCTGGACCGCGAGTATCGCGACCGCCTGCCGCATCAGATTTCCGGCGGCCAGCGCCAGCGCATCGGCATCGCCCGCGCGCTCATGGTGTCGCCGTCCTTCCTGGTGTGCGACGAGCCCGTGGCGGCGCTGGACGTGTCCATCCAGGCCCAGGTGATCAACCTGTTCATGGACCTGCGCGAGCAGCACGACCTCACCTATCTCTTCATCAGCCACGACCTGGGCGTGGTGCGGCACATCTCCGATCGCGTCGCCATCATGTACCTCGGCAAGATCGTCGAGCTATCCACCGCCGCCGAGATATTCGCCCGCGCCAACCACCCCTACACGCAGGCCCTGCTCGCCGAGGTGCCGGACGTGGCCCGGCGCGGCCGCAAGTTCACGCCCATCAAGGGCGAGATCCCCTCGCCGCTGGCGCCGCCGCCCGGCTGCGCCTTCAATCCGCGCTGCCCGCACGCCATGCCGCGCTGCCGCGAACAGGTGCCGCCGCTGAAGGAAATCGCGCCCGGCCACTGGTCGGCCTGCCACCTGAACGAGGCCGCCGCGTGA